One window of the Branchiostoma lanceolatum isolate klBraLanc5 chromosome 3, klBraLanc5.hap2, whole genome shotgun sequence genome contains the following:
- the LOC136431356 gene encoding condensin complex subunit 2-like isoform X1 produces MANRGLHTPTPNSTPGLTSRSTSNLSTPDFISPSTRRQRVVINSQSPRVMTHVVENDDAAEKRERRRSRVVELTRGGIGSPISPMDRRNSLGTTQGGLTNAQLADHYTSCIKLSAENKINVKNAFGLHLIDYMSQLLKTKNRNEVTNFQVASCTLDASAKIYAYRVDAVHADAFKMLGGLGHTESAKQTGDLPEEDGEMKGKRPKKSGMSSTVENNLKNINVNNFDLEFEVDPLFKKMSATFDEGGTRGLLLNHLSCRDDSMELLFDSNAVAMATFGDKVDDTGSREQVDFSADFFQGQHKGLLERISSTQVCPPFADFKFMEKDQDHFGEVMSKPGASEHAFDLNAETQPIEEDGPHYDMGGFNDAAADDDDDDGGMDGGNGTIVEQSMFVDGQPARMLQDANTSKPPILDGTVGSLVLALEPSEYSYFDSKLLSMWAGPEHWKLKPRSKDACKEGGEKKAKQKKEPFVLVYQDPGEAEFEKQFIETKVATTLTKKTLDKYSKDSKTLPPDLSYKADALFRLFGKASVMVKRQMEEDGQMDEGIENYDYNNANDCANYCPGLEGGDDSDNESAGFQDFSQASSHFNFSHDTTLHGNVSCNASMLESQMGADGLVQAPRKVAKIDIDYARQAKRIDVRKLKGTMWNWLIRPHAPDKPQLPSLQEPVEDPGDNEKEEAVAGEQTFTGLMQELPTMVSNQTAKNLSVPITFVCLLHLANEKCLRIDGNEDLSELTVAQGV; encoded by the exons ATGGCCAATCGGGGACTTCACACCCCAACTCCCAACTCTACTCCCGGGCTAACCTCCCGCAGTACCTCCAACCTCTCCACTCCTGACTTCATCTCTCCGAGTACCAGACGCCAGCGGGTGGTGATTAACAGCCAG TCGCCCAGAGTGATGACACATGTGGTTGAGAATGATGACGCTGCAGAGAAGAGGGAGAGGAGACGTTCCCGTGTCGTCGAGCTCACCCGAGGGGGGATTGGGAGTCCCATCTCTCCCATGGACAG GAGAAATTCCCTTGGAACAACACAGGGTGGGCTGACAAATGCACAGCTTGCAGATCACTACACATCTTGTATCAAGTTGTCTGCAGAAAAT AAAATCAATGTGAAGAATGCGTTTGGACTGCACCTGATTGACTACATGTCTCAGCTTCTGAAGACCAAGAACCGGAATGAGGTCACAAATTTCCAG GTGGCAAGTTGTACCCTGGATGCCAGTGCCAAAATCTATGCCTACCGTGTGGATGCCGTCCATGCAGATGCCTTCAAAATGCTGGGTGGTCTGGGACACACTGAAAGTGCCAAACAAACAG GAGACCTACCTGAAGAAGATGGAGAGATGAAAGGGAAGAGACCTAAGAAg TCAGGAATGTCCTCAACAGTGGAGAACAACTTGAAGAATATCAATGTCAACAATTTTGACCTGGAATTTGAG GTTGATCCTTTATTCAAGAAGATGTCTGCTACCTTTGATGAAGGAGGGACCAGGGGCCTGCTTCTCAACCACCTCAGTTGCCGTGACGACAGCATGGAGCTACTGTTTGACTCcaatgctgttgccatggcaacattcGGGGACAAGGTTGATGACACCGGGAGCAGGGAACAGGTTGATTTTTCTG CAGATTTCTTCCAAGGCCAGCACAAAGGTCTCCTCGAGAGGATCAGTTCAACACAGGTCTGTCCACCTTTTGCTGACTTCAAGTTCATGGAAAAAGATCAG GACCACTTTGGGGAGGTTATGTCCAAACCAGGGGCGAGCGAACATGCCTTTGACTTAAATGCAGAAACTCAGCCCATAGAAGAGGATGGACCACACTACGACATGGGAGGGTTCAACGATGCTGCAgctgacgatgatgatgatgatggagggATGGATGGTGGAAATGGGACCATAGTGGAGCAATCCATGTTTGTGGATGGACAACCAGCAAGGATGCTACAGGACGCCAACACAAG CAAGCCTCCTATCCTGGACGGCACAGTCGGCAGCCTGGTGTTGGCATTAGAACCCAGCGAGTACTCCTACTTTGACTCCAAACTCCTCTCCATGTGGGCTGGACCAGAACATTGGAAGTTGAAACCCAGATCCAAAG ATGCATGTAAAGAAGGTGGAGAGAAGAAAGCCAAGCAGAAGAAGGAACCCTTCGTGTTGGTGTACCAAGACCCTGGGGAGGCAGAGTTTGAGAAACAGTTCATTGAGACCAAAGTAGCCACCACCCTCACCAAAAAGACATTGGATAAATACAGCAAGGACAGCAAGACTCTCCCACCAGACCTCAGCTACAAGGCAGATGCCCTCTTCAGGCTGTTTGGGAAAGCTAGTGTTATG GTGAAGAGGCAGATGGAAGAGGACGGCCAGATGGATGAAGGGATAGAAAACTATGACTACAATAACGCCAATGACTGTGCCAATTATTGTCCAGGGTTGGAG GGTGGAGATGACAGTGATAATGAGAGTGCAGGGTTCCAGGACTTCAGCCAGGCGTCCTCACACTTCAACTTCAGCCATGACACCACCCTCCACGGTAACGTCTCCTGCAATGCCAGCATGTTGGAGTCTCAGATGGGAGCAGACGGCTTGGTGCAGGCACCGCGCAAG GTGGCTAAGATAGACATAGACTATGCTCGACAGGCGAAGCGCATTGATGTGAGGAAACTAAAGGGCACCATGTGGAACTGGCTCATTAGACCACATGCACCAGACAAACCCCAG CTTCCATCTTTGCAGGAGCCTGTTGAGGACCCTGGAGACAATGAGAAAGAAGAGGCTGTAGCCGGAGAACAAACCTTCACTGGACTTATGCAGGAGCTCCCTACAATGGTGtcaaaccagacagccaaaaaCCTGTCAGTGCCGATCACATTTGTTTGTCTCCTGCACCTGGCCAATGAAAAG
- the LOC136431359 gene encoding swi5-dependent recombination DNA repair protein 1 homolog, which yields MTDNDSKRPSCATPTCYKGTEQMSSALRRRLKRSRRSFSSPCRSHTNQNNCGQSTEAQEQDVQKDDAKRLGLSAEYTDKESQAESSPSNNHATDATTNCTTGTVGGYPIKNARATIDPSAHHRSVNEAVTPDTGTCMKKQDIGDPLAEKQRLQDVIAQLDENLRRLNLVKSHKKDLFKLQQLTARWQQVSQQVLLQLQERAYADQRLTLGQLMDHMGIDENMLELDREQDCFNC from the exons ATGACTGACAATGATTCAAAAAGACCTTCATGTGCTACCCCAACATGCTATAAGGGGACG GAACAGATGAGTTCTGCTCTACGTCGGAGACTAAAGCGAAGTCGCCGCTCCTTCAGTTCACCCTGTAGATCTCACACCAACCAGAACAACTGTGGCCAGTCGACTGAGGCCCAGGAACAG GATGTACAGAAAGATGATGCTAAGAGGCTGGGGCTAAGTGCAGAATACACAGACAAAGAATCACAAGCAGAGTCAAGTCCCAGCAACAACCATGCAACAGATGCAACCACAAACTGCACCACAGGAACAGTCGGAGGCTATCCCATCAAGAATGCTCGAGCTACAATTGATCCTTCTGCACATCACAGATCTGTGAACGAAGCAGTAACACCAGACACGGGCACTTGTATGAAGAAACAAGACATTGGTGATCCGTTAGCGGAGAAGCAGAGGTTACAAGATGTGATTGCCCAATTAGACGAAAACTTACGACGGCTAAACCTGGTAAAAAGTCACAAG AAGGACTTGTTCAAACTGCAACAGCTGACAGCCAGGTGGCAACAGGTGAGCCAACAGGTGCTGCTACAGCTGCAGGAGAGAGCGTATGCAGACCAAAGGCTCACCCTTGGCCAACTGATGGACCACATGGGGATAGATGAGAACATGTTAGAACTGGACCGGGAACAGGACTGCTTCAACTGCTGA
- the LOC136431356 gene encoding condensin complex subunit 2-like isoform X2, which produces MANRGLHTPTPNSTPGLTSRSTSNLSTPDFISPSTRRQRVVINSQSPRVMTHVVENDDAAEKRERRRSRVVELTRGGIGSPISPMDRRNSLGTTQGGLTNAQLADHYTSCIKLSAENKINVKNAFGLHLIDYMSQLLKTKNRNEVTNFQVASCTLDASAKIYAYRVDAVHADAFKMLGGLGHTESAKQTGDLPEEDGEMKGKRPKKSGMSSTVENNLKNINVNNFDLEFEVDPLFKKMSATFDEGGTRGLLLNHLSCRDDSMELLFDSNAVAMATFGDKVDDTGSREQVDFSDFFQGQHKGLLERISSTQVCPPFADFKFMEKDQDHFGEVMSKPGASEHAFDLNAETQPIEEDGPHYDMGGFNDAAADDDDDDGGMDGGNGTIVEQSMFVDGQPARMLQDANTSKPPILDGTVGSLVLALEPSEYSYFDSKLLSMWAGPEHWKLKPRSKDACKEGGEKKAKQKKEPFVLVYQDPGEAEFEKQFIETKVATTLTKKTLDKYSKDSKTLPPDLSYKADALFRLFGKASVMVKRQMEEDGQMDEGIENYDYNNANDCANYCPGLEGGDDSDNESAGFQDFSQASSHFNFSHDTTLHGNVSCNASMLESQMGADGLVQAPRKVAKIDIDYARQAKRIDVRKLKGTMWNWLIRPHAPDKPQLPSLQEPVEDPGDNEKEEAVAGEQTFTGLMQELPTMVSNQTAKNLSVPITFVCLLHLANEKCLRIDGNEDLSELTVAQGV; this is translated from the exons ATGGCCAATCGGGGACTTCACACCCCAACTCCCAACTCTACTCCCGGGCTAACCTCCCGCAGTACCTCCAACCTCTCCACTCCTGACTTCATCTCTCCGAGTACCAGACGCCAGCGGGTGGTGATTAACAGCCAG TCGCCCAGAGTGATGACACATGTGGTTGAGAATGATGACGCTGCAGAGAAGAGGGAGAGGAGACGTTCCCGTGTCGTCGAGCTCACCCGAGGGGGGATTGGGAGTCCCATCTCTCCCATGGACAG GAGAAATTCCCTTGGAACAACACAGGGTGGGCTGACAAATGCACAGCTTGCAGATCACTACACATCTTGTATCAAGTTGTCTGCAGAAAAT AAAATCAATGTGAAGAATGCGTTTGGACTGCACCTGATTGACTACATGTCTCAGCTTCTGAAGACCAAGAACCGGAATGAGGTCACAAATTTCCAG GTGGCAAGTTGTACCCTGGATGCCAGTGCCAAAATCTATGCCTACCGTGTGGATGCCGTCCATGCAGATGCCTTCAAAATGCTGGGTGGTCTGGGACACACTGAAAGTGCCAAACAAACAG GAGACCTACCTGAAGAAGATGGAGAGATGAAAGGGAAGAGACCTAAGAAg TCAGGAATGTCCTCAACAGTGGAGAACAACTTGAAGAATATCAATGTCAACAATTTTGACCTGGAATTTGAG GTTGATCCTTTATTCAAGAAGATGTCTGCTACCTTTGATGAAGGAGGGACCAGGGGCCTGCTTCTCAACCACCTCAGTTGCCGTGACGACAGCATGGAGCTACTGTTTGACTCcaatgctgttgccatggcaacattcGGGGACAAGGTTGATGACACCGGGAGCAGGGAACAGGTTGATTTTTCTG ATTTCTTCCAAGGCCAGCACAAAGGTCTCCTCGAGAGGATCAGTTCAACACAGGTCTGTCCACCTTTTGCTGACTTCAAGTTCATGGAAAAAGATCAG GACCACTTTGGGGAGGTTATGTCCAAACCAGGGGCGAGCGAACATGCCTTTGACTTAAATGCAGAAACTCAGCCCATAGAAGAGGATGGACCACACTACGACATGGGAGGGTTCAACGATGCTGCAgctgacgatgatgatgatgatggagggATGGATGGTGGAAATGGGACCATAGTGGAGCAATCCATGTTTGTGGATGGACAACCAGCAAGGATGCTACAGGACGCCAACACAAG CAAGCCTCCTATCCTGGACGGCACAGTCGGCAGCCTGGTGTTGGCATTAGAACCCAGCGAGTACTCCTACTTTGACTCCAAACTCCTCTCCATGTGGGCTGGACCAGAACATTGGAAGTTGAAACCCAGATCCAAAG ATGCATGTAAAGAAGGTGGAGAGAAGAAAGCCAAGCAGAAGAAGGAACCCTTCGTGTTGGTGTACCAAGACCCTGGGGAGGCAGAGTTTGAGAAACAGTTCATTGAGACCAAAGTAGCCACCACCCTCACCAAAAAGACATTGGATAAATACAGCAAGGACAGCAAGACTCTCCCACCAGACCTCAGCTACAAGGCAGATGCCCTCTTCAGGCTGTTTGGGAAAGCTAGTGTTATG GTGAAGAGGCAGATGGAAGAGGACGGCCAGATGGATGAAGGGATAGAAAACTATGACTACAATAACGCCAATGACTGTGCCAATTATTGTCCAGGGTTGGAG GGTGGAGATGACAGTGATAATGAGAGTGCAGGGTTCCAGGACTTCAGCCAGGCGTCCTCACACTTCAACTTCAGCCATGACACCACCCTCCACGGTAACGTCTCCTGCAATGCCAGCATGTTGGAGTCTCAGATGGGAGCAGACGGCTTGGTGCAGGCACCGCGCAAG GTGGCTAAGATAGACATAGACTATGCTCGACAGGCGAAGCGCATTGATGTGAGGAAACTAAAGGGCACCATGTGGAACTGGCTCATTAGACCACATGCACCAGACAAACCCCAG CTTCCATCTTTGCAGGAGCCTGTTGAGGACCCTGGAGACAATGAGAAAGAAGAGGCTGTAGCCGGAGAACAAACCTTCACTGGACTTATGCAGGAGCTCCCTACAATGGTGtcaaaccagacagccaaaaaCCTGTCAGTGCCGATCACATTTGTTTGTCTCCTGCACCTGGCCAATGAAAAG
- the LOC136431356 gene encoding condensin complex subunit 2-like isoform X3, with protein sequence MANRGLHTPTPNSTPGLTSRSTSNLSTPDFISPSTRRQRVVINSQSPRVMTHVVENDDAAEKRERRRSRVVELTRGGIGSPISPMDRRNSLGTTQGGLTNAQLADHYTSCIKLSAENKINVKNAFGLHLIDYMSQLLKTKNRNEVTNFQVASCTLDASAKIYAYRVDAVHADAFKMLGGLGHTESAKQTGDLPEEDGEMKGKRPKKSGMSSTVENNLKNINVNNFDLEFEVDPLFKKMSATFDEGGTRGLLLNHLSCRDDSMELLFDSNAVAMATFGDKVDDTGSREQVDFSADFFQGQHKGLLERISSTQVCPPFADFKFMEKDQDHFGEVMSKPGASEHAFDLNAETQPIEEDGPHYDMGGFNDAAADDDDDDGGMDGGNGTIVEQSMFVDGQPARMLQDANTSKPPILDGTVGSLVLALEPSEYSYFDSKLLSMWAGPEHWKLKPRSKDACKEGGEKKAKQKKEPFVLVYQDPGEAEFEKQFIETKVATTLTKKTLDKYSKDSKTLPPDLSYKADALFRLFGKASVMVKRQMEEDGQMDEGIENYDYNNANDCANYCPGLEGGDDSDNESAGFQDFSQASSHFNFSHDTTLHGNVSCNASMLESQMGADGLVQAPRKVAKIDIDYARQAKRIDVRKLKGTMWNWLIRPHAPDKPQEPVEDPGDNEKEEAVAGEQTFTGLMQELPTMVSNQTAKNLSVPITFVCLLHLANEKCLRIDGNEDLSELTVAQGV encoded by the exons ATGGCCAATCGGGGACTTCACACCCCAACTCCCAACTCTACTCCCGGGCTAACCTCCCGCAGTACCTCCAACCTCTCCACTCCTGACTTCATCTCTCCGAGTACCAGACGCCAGCGGGTGGTGATTAACAGCCAG TCGCCCAGAGTGATGACACATGTGGTTGAGAATGATGACGCTGCAGAGAAGAGGGAGAGGAGACGTTCCCGTGTCGTCGAGCTCACCCGAGGGGGGATTGGGAGTCCCATCTCTCCCATGGACAG GAGAAATTCCCTTGGAACAACACAGGGTGGGCTGACAAATGCACAGCTTGCAGATCACTACACATCTTGTATCAAGTTGTCTGCAGAAAAT AAAATCAATGTGAAGAATGCGTTTGGACTGCACCTGATTGACTACATGTCTCAGCTTCTGAAGACCAAGAACCGGAATGAGGTCACAAATTTCCAG GTGGCAAGTTGTACCCTGGATGCCAGTGCCAAAATCTATGCCTACCGTGTGGATGCCGTCCATGCAGATGCCTTCAAAATGCTGGGTGGTCTGGGACACACTGAAAGTGCCAAACAAACAG GAGACCTACCTGAAGAAGATGGAGAGATGAAAGGGAAGAGACCTAAGAAg TCAGGAATGTCCTCAACAGTGGAGAACAACTTGAAGAATATCAATGTCAACAATTTTGACCTGGAATTTGAG GTTGATCCTTTATTCAAGAAGATGTCTGCTACCTTTGATGAAGGAGGGACCAGGGGCCTGCTTCTCAACCACCTCAGTTGCCGTGACGACAGCATGGAGCTACTGTTTGACTCcaatgctgttgccatggcaacattcGGGGACAAGGTTGATGACACCGGGAGCAGGGAACAGGTTGATTTTTCTG CAGATTTCTTCCAAGGCCAGCACAAAGGTCTCCTCGAGAGGATCAGTTCAACACAGGTCTGTCCACCTTTTGCTGACTTCAAGTTCATGGAAAAAGATCAG GACCACTTTGGGGAGGTTATGTCCAAACCAGGGGCGAGCGAACATGCCTTTGACTTAAATGCAGAAACTCAGCCCATAGAAGAGGATGGACCACACTACGACATGGGAGGGTTCAACGATGCTGCAgctgacgatgatgatgatgatggagggATGGATGGTGGAAATGGGACCATAGTGGAGCAATCCATGTTTGTGGATGGACAACCAGCAAGGATGCTACAGGACGCCAACACAAG CAAGCCTCCTATCCTGGACGGCACAGTCGGCAGCCTGGTGTTGGCATTAGAACCCAGCGAGTACTCCTACTTTGACTCCAAACTCCTCTCCATGTGGGCTGGACCAGAACATTGGAAGTTGAAACCCAGATCCAAAG ATGCATGTAAAGAAGGTGGAGAGAAGAAAGCCAAGCAGAAGAAGGAACCCTTCGTGTTGGTGTACCAAGACCCTGGGGAGGCAGAGTTTGAGAAACAGTTCATTGAGACCAAAGTAGCCACCACCCTCACCAAAAAGACATTGGATAAATACAGCAAGGACAGCAAGACTCTCCCACCAGACCTCAGCTACAAGGCAGATGCCCTCTTCAGGCTGTTTGGGAAAGCTAGTGTTATG GTGAAGAGGCAGATGGAAGAGGACGGCCAGATGGATGAAGGGATAGAAAACTATGACTACAATAACGCCAATGACTGTGCCAATTATTGTCCAGGGTTGGAG GGTGGAGATGACAGTGATAATGAGAGTGCAGGGTTCCAGGACTTCAGCCAGGCGTCCTCACACTTCAACTTCAGCCATGACACCACCCTCCACGGTAACGTCTCCTGCAATGCCAGCATGTTGGAGTCTCAGATGGGAGCAGACGGCTTGGTGCAGGCACCGCGCAAG GTGGCTAAGATAGACATAGACTATGCTCGACAGGCGAAGCGCATTGATGTGAGGAAACTAAAGGGCACCATGTGGAACTGGCTCATTAGACCACATGCACCAGACAAACCCCAG GAGCCTGTTGAGGACCCTGGAGACAATGAGAAAGAAGAGGCTGTAGCCGGAGAACAAACCTTCACTGGACTTATGCAGGAGCTCCCTACAATGGTGtcaaaccagacagccaaaaaCCTGTCAGTGCCGATCACATTTGTTTGTCTCCTGCACCTGGCCAATGAAAAG